In bacterium 336/3, the following proteins share a genomic window:
- a CDS encoding dehydrogenase, with the protein MDSTPLMDITIQFNRLHYTNSQLLDFYKALLKPRMIEEKMLILLRQGKISKWFSGIGQEAIAVGSTLALENDEFVFPLHRNLGVFTSRNMPLSRLFAQWQGKEDGYTKGRDRSFHFGTLEHHIVGMISHLGPQMSVADGVALAHKLSGEKKVSLAYCGDGATSEGEFHEAINVAAVWDLPVIFMIENNGYGLSTPNTEQYRCEAIVDKAIGYGIEGYQVDGNNIIAVYELISRLAKEMRENPRPVLIEAMTFRMRGHEEASGTKYVPQELMDMWAKKDPVMNFEKFLLQQGVLTEESIQDIRVEYKQEMERELEIGFSKESPIANLETELADVYFPHKQEVIEPKQAGISQKRFIDAISDGLRQSMERYPQLILMGQDIAEYGGAFKITEGFVKDFGKQRVRNTPLCESAIVGAAMGLSLKGYKAMMEMQFADFATCGFNQIINYLAKVHYRWGANADVVIRMPTGANTTAGPFHSQSNEAWFFHTPGLKIVYPSNPYDAKGLINAAIEDPNPVMYFEHKYLYRSISDEIPDDYYTCPIGKASLVTEGNEMTIVTYGLCVHWAKQILEELNISADLIDLRTLLPWDTETVAESVKKTGKVLVIHEDTLTGGIGAEIAAWINENLFKYLDAPVMREGSLDTPVPFTRTLEQQFLPFQRIRNKIIKLQEF; encoded by the coding sequence ATGGACTCTACCCCTCTTATGGATATTACTATCCAATTTAATAGGCTTCATTATACCAATTCTCAACTCCTCGATTTTTATAAAGCATTACTGAAGCCTCGTATGATTGAGGAAAAAATGCTGATTCTGCTTAGACAAGGAAAAATTAGTAAATGGTTCTCAGGAATTGGACAAGAAGCAATCGCTGTAGGTTCAACCTTAGCTTTGGAAAATGATGAGTTTGTATTTCCACTTCATAGAAATTTAGGTGTTTTTACAAGCCGTAATATGCCTCTTTCTCGTCTTTTTGCTCAATGGCAAGGTAAAGAAGATGGTTATACTAAAGGTAGAGACCGTTCTTTTCATTTTGGAACCTTAGAACATCATATTGTAGGAATGATTTCCCATTTAGGCCCTCAAATGTCTGTAGCTGATGGAGTTGCATTGGCTCACAAGCTTTCAGGTGAGAAAAAAGTAAGTTTAGCATATTGTGGTGATGGTGCAACCAGTGAAGGCGAATTTCATGAAGCTATCAATGTTGCAGCTGTATGGGATTTACCAGTTATATTCATGATTGAAAATAATGGATATGGTTTATCTACCCCAAATACAGAACAATATCGTTGTGAAGCAATTGTGGATAAAGCCATTGGTTATGGAATAGAAGGCTATCAAGTGGATGGTAACAATATCATTGCCGTATATGAGCTTATAAGCCGATTGGCTAAAGAAATGCGTGAAAACCCTCGCCCTGTACTCATTGAAGCCATGACATTCCGTATGCGTGGACATGAAGAAGCTTCTGGAACAAAGTATGTTCCTCAAGAACTCATGGATATGTGGGCAAAAAAAGACCCTGTTATGAATTTTGAGAAATTTTTGTTACAACAAGGAGTTCTTACAGAAGAGAGTATTCAAGATATAAGAGTTGAATACAAACAAGAAATGGAAAGAGAATTAGAAATAGGTTTCTCCAAAGAATCGCCTATAGCTAATCTTGAGACCGAATTAGCAGATGTTTATTTTCCTCATAAGCAAGAAGTTATTGAACCTAAACAAGCGGGGATTTCTCAAAAACGTTTTATAGATGCTATCTCTGATGGTTTACGTCAGTCTATGGAACGTTATCCTCAGTTAATATTGATGGGGCAAGATATTGCTGAATATGGAGGAGCTTTTAAAATTACTGAAGGTTTTGTCAAAGATTTTGGTAAACAAAGGGTACGAAATACTCCTCTGTGCGAATCGGCAATTGTAGGTGCAGCTATGGGACTTTCCCTAAAAGGCTATAAAGCCATGATGGAAATGCAATTTGCAGATTTTGCAACCTGTGGTTTTAATCAGATTATCAACTATTTGGCTAAAGTTCATTATCGCTGGGGAGCAAATGCTGATGTGGTTATACGTATGCCAACAGGAGCTAATACCACAGCAGGACCTTTCCATTCACAATCCAATGAAGCTTGGTTTTTTCATACACCAGGACTTAAAATAGTCTATCCCTCAAATCCTTACGATGCCAAAGGGCTTATCAATGCAGCCATTGAAGACCCTAACCCTGTAATGTATTTTGAGCATAAGTATTTATATAGATCTATTTCTGATGAAATTCCTGATGATTATTATACTTGCCCTATTGGCAAAGCATCATTAGTTACAGAAGGCAATGAAATGACTATTGTAACCTATGGTTTGTGTGTACATTGGGCAAAACAGATTTTAGAGGAACTCAATATCTCAGCTGATTTGATAGATTTAAGAACACTATTGCCTTGGGATACAGAAACAGTAGCTGAATCTGTTAAAAAAACAGGTAAAGTACTCGTAATCCATGAAGATACACTTACTGGAGGAATTGGAGCTGAAATAGCAGCATGGATAAACGAAAATTTATTTAAATACTTAGATGCACCAGTAATGCGTGAAGGTAGTTTGGATACACCCGTTCCTTTTACTCGTACTTTGGAACAACAATTTTTACCTTTCCAAAGAATTAGAAATAAAATAATTAAACTTCAAGAGTTCTAA
- a CDS encoding glutamine--scyllo-inositol aminotransferase, which yields MPGTELFGAEERKEINDVLDSGILFRYNHDNLRNGHWKAREFEAELAKFNKVGYAHAVSSGSTAVATAMAACGIGAGDEVIVPPFTYIATVEGALLGGAIPVFAEIDETLCLSPEGIKKAITPKTKAVILVHMCGSMAKIEEIVQICKEHNLLLIEDTAQALGASYKGKAAGTFGQMGCFSFDFFKIITCGEGGAIITNDKNLYHLAEQFSDHGHDHIGDNRGMEQHPIIGFNYRIGEINAAIGLAQIRKIDQILEHQRKNKKAMHDTLAKFSQVSFRHIPDAQGDAATFMDFFLPDEATARAVVQALKNEGVGEFTGIQYWWDNQYHYIRNWEHIRSLKTPMKLVAHLLGTPQDYENLEIPKSNDLISRLISLVVKINWNDEQLATLTGRIEKALKSVLG from the coding sequence ATGCCGGGAACAGAATTATTTGGAGCTGAAGAACGCAAAGAAATCAATGATGTATTGGATAGTGGTATTCTTTTTCGTTATAACCACGATAATCTCCGCAATGGACATTGGAAAGCCAGAGAATTTGAGGCTGAATTAGCCAAATTTAATAAAGTAGGTTATGCTCATGCTGTTTCGAGTGGTTCTACTGCTGTAGCTACAGCAATGGCTGCTTGTGGTATTGGAGCAGGTGATGAGGTGATTGTTCCTCCTTTTACTTATATAGCTACTGTAGAAGGTGCTTTGTTGGGTGGAGCTATTCCAGTATTTGCAGAAATAGATGAAACGCTTTGTTTATCGCCTGAAGGCATTAAAAAAGCTATTACCCCAAAAACAAAAGCAGTTATACTTGTACATATGTGTGGAAGTATGGCTAAAATAGAAGAAATTGTTCAGATTTGTAAAGAACACAATCTTTTATTGATTGAAGATACTGCTCAAGCTCTTGGAGCAAGTTATAAAGGAAAAGCTGCTGGTACATTTGGACAAATGGGTTGTTTTTCCTTCGATTTCTTTAAAATTATCACTTGTGGCGAAGGTGGAGCTATTATTACCAATGATAAAAATTTATATCATTTAGCTGAACAGTTTTCTGATCACGGACATGACCATATTGGCGATAACAGAGGTATGGAACAACACCCTATCATTGGCTTCAATTATAGAATTGGTGAAATTAATGCTGCTATTGGACTTGCTCAGATTCGTAAAATAGATCAAATCCTTGAACACCAACGCAAAAATAAGAAAGCCATGCATGACACATTGGCTAAGTTTTCGCAAGTGAGTTTCAGACATATTCCTGATGCTCAAGGCGATGCAGCTACTTTTATGGATTTCTTCTTACCTGATGAAGCTACTGCAAGAGCAGTTGTACAAGCTCTTAAAAATGAAGGTGTTGGAGAGTTTACAGGTATTCAGTATTGGTGGGATAACCAGTATCATTATATCAGAAATTGGGAGCATATTCGTTCTCTCAAAACACCTATGAAATTGGTAGCTCATTTGCTTGGAACACCACAAGATTACGAAAATCTTGAAATTCCTAAATCTAATGATTTAATCAGTCGTTTGATTTCTTTGGTTGTGAAAATCAATTGGAACGATGAGCAATTGGCAACCCTTACAGGTCGTATTGAAAAAGCCCTTAAAAGCGTTTTAGGATAG
- a CDS encoding phosphoribosyltransferase codes for MPTLILSQTQTHQKIRRLAYQVYEHHFEETELYLVGVESMGLHLARLLQKYLQEISPLKVYLESVKIDKVNPLEAPIILSKPIEIFKNQNIILIDDVLNSGKTMFYALKPFFEIPIKKLQTLVLVNRNYKNFPINPDYIGYSLATTLQSHVSVVLDSEAELGVYLS; via the coding sequence ATGCCTACACTAATACTTTCTCAGACTCAGACACACCAAAAAATACGCCGATTAGCTTATCAGGTGTACGAGCATCATTTTGAAGAAACAGAATTATATTTGGTTGGTGTAGAAAGTATGGGCTTACACTTAGCTCGTTTATTACAAAAATATTTGCAAGAGATTTCTCCTCTGAAAGTATATTTAGAAAGTGTAAAAATAGATAAAGTAAATCCCTTGGAAGCTCCTATCATACTTTCTAAACCCATTGAAATATTTAAAAATCAGAATATTATTTTAATTGATGATGTTTTGAATAGTGGTAAAACTATGTTTTACGCTTTGAAGCCATTTTTTGAAATTCCTATTAAAAAACTTCAAACATTGGTGCTTGTAAACAGAAATTATAAAAATTTCCCTATCAATCCTGATTATATTGGTTATTCGCTTGCGACTACACTCCAGAGCCATGTTTCTGTGGTATTAGATAGTGAAGCAGAACTTGGCGTGTATTTGAGCTAA
- a CDS encoding zinc protease, whose product MENYEIFEFPNGIRFVHKYVPYTKIAHAGFILDVGSRNEQDHQIGLAHFWEHMAFKGTHKRSAYQILSSLENVGGELNAYTTKEKICFYASSLDKHYEKTISLLTDITFHSTFPEKQIELERGVILEEISMYKDSPDESLQDDFDTIIFGKHPLGNNILGVPETVSTFKKKDFEVFFKENVDTKRVIFSSVSNLPFSKALKIAQKYLTDLPVLKASNKKVAFKKYTTTQQTISKPISQAHQAIGRTAYSLHNLKRVPFFILNNLLGGPAMNSRLNLALREKNGLVYGVESSYTPYTDTGEWGVYFATEHKNLDKANSLVYKEIKKLKNQKLSSTQLYNTKQQVLGQMAMAEENNMSFMLMMGKSLLDMGKIESLKEVFAQVETVTSEAILEVANEMLDESQFSTLTYLPE is encoded by the coding sequence ATGGAAAACTACGAAATCTTTGAATTTCCCAACGGAATACGTTTTGTTCATAAATATGTTCCTTATACAAAAATAGCTCATGCAGGTTTTATCTTGGATGTAGGTAGCCGTAACGAACAAGACCACCAAATCGGACTGGCTCATTTTTGGGAACACATGGCTTTCAAAGGAACTCACAAACGTTCGGCCTACCAAATTTTGAGCTCTTTAGAAAATGTAGGAGGGGAATTAAATGCTTATACTACCAAAGAAAAAATATGCTTTTATGCATCTTCTTTAGATAAACATTACGAAAAAACAATAAGTCTGTTAACAGATATAACTTTCCATTCTACTTTTCCAGAAAAACAAATCGAATTGGAAAGAGGAGTTATTTTAGAAGAAATATCCATGTATAAAGATTCTCCAGACGAATCTTTACAAGATGACTTTGATACCATCATTTTTGGAAAGCACCCTTTGGGTAATAATATCTTGGGTGTACCTGAAACAGTTTCAACTTTTAAAAAGAAAGATTTTGAGGTTTTTTTTAAAGAAAATGTTGATACTAAAAGAGTTATATTTTCATCTGTGAGTAACCTGCCATTTTCAAAGGCTCTTAAAATTGCTCAAAAATATCTTACAGATTTACCTGTTTTGAAGGCATCTAACAAGAAAGTTGCTTTCAAAAAATACACAACAACACAACAAACAATTTCAAAACCAATATCCCAAGCTCATCAGGCTATTGGCAGAACAGCATATTCGTTACACAATCTCAAAAGAGTACCATTTTTTATTTTGAATAATCTTTTGGGTGGTCCAGCTATGAATTCACGCCTCAATTTAGCTCTCAGAGAAAAAAATGGCTTGGTGTATGGAGTAGAATCGTCTTATACACCTTATACAGATACAGGTGAGTGGGGAGTTTATTTTGCAACAGAACACAAAAACTTAGATAAAGCTAATAGTTTGGTTTACAAAGAAATAAAAAAGCTTAAAAACCAAAAACTGAGCAGTACACAACTCTACAATACCAAACAGCAAGTTTTAGGTCAAATGGCTATGGCTGAGGAAAATAACATGAGTTTTATGCTCATGATGGGAAAAAGTCTTTTGGATATGGGAAAAATAGAATCTCTGAAAGAAGTTTTTGCTCAGGTAGAAACAGTTACATCAGAAGCTATTTTGGAAGTAGCCAATGAAATGTTAGATGAATCTCAATTCTCAACACTTACTTATTTGCCTGAATAA
- a CDS encoding ATPase, with the protein MGKYKFVKEYEIKASVKMLYPYFSTASGLTDWFAEKVKSIDSQTFEFHWDNEDHVGKIVAHRAGKSIKFEFVPEKPEDIRDAPYIEFKLDFNEMTSTTFVKITDYSWETDIEELNKLWDGLIHALRETVGG; encoded by the coding sequence ATGGGAAAATATAAATTTGTAAAAGAATATGAAATCAAAGCGTCTGTCAAGATGCTATACCCTTATTTTTCAACAGCTTCGGGACTTACGGATTGGTTTGCAGAAAAAGTAAAATCTATTGACTCTCAAACATTTGAATTTCATTGGGATAATGAAGACCATGTTGGCAAGATTGTTGCCCATAGAGCTGGTAAGTCTATTAAGTTTGAGTTTGTTCCTGAAAAACCCGAAGATATACGAGATGCTCCATATATTGAATTTAAGCTGGATTTCAACGAAATGACTAGTACTACTTTTGTAAAAATTACAGATTACTCTTGGGAAACAGATATTGAAGAGCTGAATAAACTTTGGGATGGTTTGATTCATGCACTCCGAGAAACTGTAGGTGGCTAA
- a CDS encoding ammonia channel protein has product MESSITFSNSVAKKQKMWLIPFMLLCLISIVGVLQPINASWFANDNKIVVADVAWMLTATGLVLLMTPGLAFFYGGMVGKKSVISTMLQSFIAMGVISLVWVFVGFSLAFGDSVGGFIGNPFTFMMFKGVGTQTHEQLSPTVPLLLFAMFQLKFAIITPALITGSFAERVRFSSYLLFMVLFCLFVYCPLAHWTWHPEGFLRKMGVLDFAGGTVVHLSAGCAALVGAWFLKRRQSHLAKETHSPANIPFVLLGTGMLWFGWFGFNAGSALSASGLAVLAFATTNTASASAALSWIFFDAIRGRKPSAMGACIGAVVGLVAITPAAGFVSIGTSIFIGTFASIVSNLVVHYKNKSTLDDTLDVFPCHGVGGAVGMLLTSIFATTIVNSAGSNGLLYGGTQLFINHIIALLITIGFSITVSFILYHITNQLLTMRVKTEDELMGLDMSQHGESL; this is encoded by the coding sequence ATGGAAAGTTCAATCACTTTTAGCAATAGTGTTGCTAAAAAACAAAAAATGTGGCTTATCCCTTTCATGCTACTTTGCTTGATAAGTATTGTAGGAGTATTGCAGCCTATAAATGCATCGTGGTTTGCAAATGATAATAAAATAGTAGTGGCTGATGTAGCTTGGATGCTTACAGCCACAGGTTTGGTATTACTGATGACACCAGGGTTAGCTTTTTTCTATGGTGGTATGGTAGGTAAGAAAAGTGTCATATCCACTATGCTACAAAGTTTTATAGCTATGGGGGTGATTAGTCTTGTTTGGGTTTTTGTTGGGTTTAGTTTGGCTTTTGGCGATTCTGTGGGAGGCTTTATTGGTAATCCATTTACTTTTATGATGTTTAAAGGAGTTGGAACACAAACTCATGAACAACTCTCGCCAACTGTTCCGTTACTGCTTTTTGCCATGTTTCAACTCAAATTTGCCATTATTACACCAGCTCTTATTACAGGCTCTTTTGCAGAAAGGGTACGTTTTTCTTCTTATTTATTATTCATGGTATTATTTTGTCTTTTTGTATACTGTCCATTAGCTCATTGGACTTGGCACCCAGAAGGTTTTTTACGAAAAATGGGTGTACTGGATTTTGCAGGAGGAACAGTGGTTCACTTATCAGCAGGTTGTGCAGCTCTTGTGGGAGCATGGTTTTTAAAACGCAGGCAAAGCCATTTGGCCAAGGAAACACACAGTCCAGCCAATATTCCATTTGTATTGCTTGGCACAGGAATGTTATGGTTTGGCTGGTTTGGATTCAATGCTGGTTCTGCACTTTCTGCATCAGGTTTGGCTGTATTGGCTTTTGCAACAACCAACACAGCTTCGGCTTCCGCAGCGTTGAGTTGGATATTTTTTGATGCTATTAGAGGCAGAAAACCCTCAGCCATGGGAGCTTGCATAGGAGCAGTAGTAGGTTTGGTAGCCATTACACCTGCGGCAGGTTTTGTAAGTATTGGAACAAGCATTTTTATAGGAACTTTTGCAAGTATTGTTAGTAATTTGGTAGTTCATTATAAAAACAAATCAACATTAGACGATACTTTAGATGTATTTCCTTGTCATGGTGTTGGTGGAGCTGTTGGAATGCTATTAACCAGTATTTTTGCAACAACCATCGTCAATTCGGCTGGATCAAATGGACTTTTATATGGAGGAACACAACTTTTTATCAATCATATCATTGCTCTTTTAATAACGATAGGTTTTTCAATAACGGTTTCGTTTATTTTATATCACATTACAAATCAATTATTAACAATGCGTGTGAAAACAGAAGATGAATTGATGGGATTGGATATGAGTCAACATGGAGAAAGTTTATAA